The Deinococcus hopiensis KR-140 sequence GTGTCAGCGGACGGCGCTGATGCAGAAGCGACCGTCCTCGGTGAGCGGTGAGCCCTAAGTGTCAAGGAGAGGACTTCTCTTTGACTGAGCCCAGCGAGCGAGCTTGAATGGACATGGGGGAGAATGGGGAGCCGGCAGGGATGCCCTTCCACGCGCGGCGCCACGCCATTCGGACAACTGCCCCAGGTTTCAGTCCGCTCCACCCAGACTGGCCTGCTCGTCGATCACCCGGCTCCAGACCACTTGACGGGTGCGCCAGGCGAAGATGCCCACCTTGACGATTTCCTCAGCAGCGCGGGCGAGCAGCACGCCCCAGATGCCCAGGTCCAGACCGAAAGCGAGCAGCCACGCGAGCGGCAATCCCACCAGGAAGGCGGAGGTGGCGTCCCCGATCAGCACGCCCCGCGTGTCGCTGGCGGAGGGCAGCACCCCGCCACCCCGCACCATATTGGCAACTTTGGCCACCTGCACCGCGGCGTTGAGCAAGATGGTGCTCTGCGCCACCGCCCGCACTTCCGCTCCCACCTGCGGGTACAGCAGGGGCAGGAGAAACGCCGAGCAGGCGAACAGCGCTCCGAAGGCCAGGCCCGTCAACACGCCGAAGCGCTCCACCACCCGCGCCCGTTCCCGCGCCAGCCGGGCGTCCCCCTGCCCCACCGCCTGACCGATCAGCGCCGTGGCGGCAGGCACCAGCCCGAAGGAGGACACGACGAAGATGCCTTCCAGGGTATAGCCGATCTGCGCCCCCGCCAGGACGGACGTGCCCAGCCGGGCGAGCAGCAGCGCGTACAGCAGATTGCCGCCGCTCCAGGCGAGTTGCGTGGCGGCGAGAGGCAGGGAGAGGCGCAGCAGCTCAGCGGTCAGTACCCGGCCCTGCGCGCTCAGCCCCAGCCAGGCCGGGCGCACGAAGCGGCGAGGACCGTACAAGAAGCCCAGCAGCAGCGCCACCCGCAGCGCCTGGCCGCCCAGCGCTCCCCAGGCCGCGCCCACCAGGCCCAGCCGCGGAAAGCCCGCCAGGCCGCGCACAAGCGCGTAGCCCAGCGCCACGTTCACGGCGGCGGCGAGGATGGTGGCCGCCATCGGTACGCGGGGCCGTTCCAGCGACCGCAGCACGCTGCCCATCACCACACTCAGCACGATGAGGGGCACCCCCAGCAGCGCCACCTGAAAGAAGGGCCGGGCCGCCTGCTCCAGCTCGGCCGGAGCTCCCAGCAGCGCAAGCAGGGGCCGGGCAAAAGTATGCAGGGTCAGCGTCAGCACCAGCGTCACGGCCCCGGCCAGCAGCAGGGCCGTGCCCGTGGTGCGCGCCACCGCGTCCCGGTCCCCCGCGCCGTACGCCCGCGCCACCAGGATACCCGCGCCCGAACCGAGGGTTCCCAGGGTGAAAATCGCCATCAGCGTGACGTTGTTCGACAGCCCCACGGCGGCGACGGCAGTGGCGCCGAGGGAGGCGACGATAAGTTGGGCCAGAAAGTTGAACAGCAGTTGGACAAACGCTTCCAGGCTGGCGGGTAGGGCCAGCCGCAGCACGTCCCGCAGGTGAGAACTGAACACGGTAAACCTCCGGCGAAGTCGCCAGAACGGGAGCGGGCCAGCGGGAAAGCCCGCCCCCACGGCAAGGGTGAGGGCGGGGAGTGGGAGCAAAACTCAGGTCAGTCCGCCGCCTCGTACCAGTTGCGGTCCCAGCGGTGGGCAGAGAGCTTTTTCACCTGCTCGGCGGGCAGGCCGTGCCCGTCAGCGAGCGCAACGTTACGCTCCACGTTCCGCACGCTGCGCATCCCGACGATCACGGTGCTCACCGCCGGGTGCGACAGCACGAAACGCAGGGCCGTCTCGGGAAGCTGTTCGGTGGTGATGCCCAGGTCCGACCCGATGGCGCGCAGACGCGGTTGCAGCTCCGCCTTGCGGTTGCCGCCGAAGTAGCGGTTGCGCCAGTCGCCTTCGGGGAAGGTGGTCTCGGGCGTAATGCGGCCCGTCAGGCTGCCCTCATCCAGCGCCACGCGCACGATCACACCCACCCCGTTGGCGAGGCAGGCGTCGAGCAGGCGGTCTTGCGGCGACTGGTCAAAGACGTTGTAGATGACCTGCACCGTTTCCACCGCGCCCGCCTCCACAGCCTTGATTGCGTTGTCCGGCTGGTGATCGTTGATGGAGATGCCGAAGTGCCGGACCTTGCCGTCGCGCTTGAGTTGCGCGGCCGCCGCCTGCCAGTCGCCCTGACCCAGCCAGGAGTCGTTCCAGACGTGAAGCTGCTGAACGTCGATGGTGGGCAGACCCAAGCGCTCCAGGCTGGCTTGCGTCATGCGGATTACGTACTCGCCGGGATAGGCCTCGTCGGCGGTGGCTTCGGGGGGGGCAGGCCAGCGCAGGTTCTTGGGACTGATCTTGGTGGCGACCAGGGTACCGGGATGCTCGCGCGCCACCTGCCCGACGAGGCGCTCGCTGTGACCATCGCCGTAGCCCATGGCTGTATCGATAAAGTTGCCGCCCAGCTCGATGTAGCGGCGCAGGGCGGTAAGGCTCTCGTCGTCCTGCGCGCCCTTCCACATGTCGGCCCCGATGCCCCAGGCCCCGTAGCCGATCTCGGTGACGTGAAGGCCGGTACGGCCCAGCGGACGGGTATGCAGCGGAGGGGTCTCTAAGCTCATACGGCCCACCCTACGCCTGTTGCCGGACGGGTGGCATAAAGGCTGACTTTAGGCTTACACACAACAAAAGGCCGGTATTCTGAAAGCGCCTGTGGACCCGGCTTACACTGGAGCTGGCCCGCCTATGCCCTTGCCCCCCATCTCTGAATCTCTGATGCCGGACCAGGCGGCGCCCACTCCCGTGGACCCACGGTCCGGCTACCTGCTCGCCGCGCTGCTCGCCGGGGCGGCGCTGATCCTGCGCCAGGCGCTGACACCGGTGCTTGGAAACGATCTTCCCTATCTGCTCTCGCTGCTGGCCATCACCACCAGCGCCGTGATCGCGGGCGAACGTCCGGCCCTCCTCGCCACGCTGCTCAGCGCCGCGGGCATCAACTTTCTGGTCACCCAGCCCCGTTTCCGCTTCACCCTGGTCCTTTCGCTGTCCGAGTCGGTGGGTCTGCTGCTGTTTTTGCTGGTCGGCATAGGCATCAGCTGGCTGGGAGGCAAGCACCTGGCAACGCTGCAGCAGGCACGCGCCGGAGCACAGGCCCTGCGCGAACGCGAGGCGCAGCTGCGTGCCCTGACCGACAACCTGCCGGGCGCGATGACCTATCAGGCCGAGCGGCTGCCCGGCGGCACGACCCGGTTCCTGTATGTGAGCGGGTCCGTCCAACGCCTGCTGGGCGTCTCGCCGGCGCAGGTCTACTCCGATTCCGGCGAGCTGTACGGTCTGATCCTGCCCGAATACCTGCCTGCCGTGCTGGAAGCCGAGGAACGGGCGGTGCGCCTAGGCACCACCTTTGAGATCGAGGTGCCCATGCGGTTGGCGGACGGCAACCGGCGCTGGATGCACCTGGCCTCCTCCCTGCGCCGGTTGCCAAACGGGCGCGAGCTGTGGGACGGCGTGGCCTTCAACGTGACCGAACGGCGGGAGGCGCAAGAAGCCCTGCAGGCGCTCAACACCGCGCTGGAGGAGCGGGTGGCAGAGCGAACTGAACAGCTCGTGCGCTCGAATCAGGAGCTGGAGCAGTTCGCCTACGTCGCCTCGCATGACCTCAAGGCCCCCCTGCGGACGATCACCAGCTTTCTGCAGCTGCTGGAGCGGCGCTACGGCGATCAGCTTGACGAGCGGGCCACCACCTACATCCAACACGTGGTAGAGGCGGCGGCGCGCATGAACCTCCTGATCGACGATCTGCTGGCGTACGCCCGCCTGGGCCGCGAGCGCAAGGTGGGCCGTGTGGAACCGGAAAAAGTCTTGCAGGACGTGCTGAATAACCTCCACAGCCTGATCGAGGAGCGGGGCGCGCGCGTGGAGGCCGGCCTCCTGCCCCCCGTGCAGACCGACGAGACGCAGCTGCGCCAGGTGCTGCAAAACCTCGTGGGCAACGGACTGAAGTTTCAACCGCCAGACCGGGTGCCCGAGGTCCAGGTCCGCGCCGAGCGCCAGGGCGACCGGGTGCGCTTCGCAGTGCAGGACAACGGCATTGGCATCGAGCCCGAATACCATGAGCGGATTTTCGGCGTCTTTCAGCGCCTCCACACCCGCAGCCAGTACGCGGGCAGCGGTGTGGGCCTCGCGATCGTCAAGCGCATCGTCGAGGAGGACGGGGGACACATCGAGCTGCACTCCATCCCCACGGAGGGCACCACCTTCTTCTTCACCCTGCCCGCTGCAGACGGGCCTACTTCCTGATCTTCCAACTCTCGCTTCTTCTTTGCATTTGAAAAACAATTACGACACTTTCCTTGACATTTACAAAGCCTACGGTCAGAATACGCCCACTGAGGCTGCCATGACCGATCAAGTTGCCCCCCTGATTCCTGCCCGTTCC is a genomic window containing:
- a CDS encoding sensor histidine kinase, which encodes MPLPPISESLMPDQAAPTPVDPRSGYLLAALLAGAALILRQALTPVLGNDLPYLLSLLAITTSAVIAGERPALLATLLSAAGINFLVTQPRFRFTLVLSLSESVGLLLFLLVGIGISWLGGKHLATLQQARAGAQALREREAQLRALTDNLPGAMTYQAERLPGGTTRFLYVSGSVQRLLGVSPAQVYSDSGELYGLILPEYLPAVLEAEERAVRLGTTFEIEVPMRLADGNRRWMHLASSLRRLPNGRELWDGVAFNVTERREAQEALQALNTALEERVAERTEQLVRSNQELEQFAYVASHDLKAPLRTITSFLQLLERRYGDQLDERATTYIQHVVEAAARMNLLIDDLLAYARLGRERKVGRVEPEKVLQDVLNNLHSLIEERGARVEAGLLPPVQTDETQLRQVLQNLVGNGLKFQPPDRVPEVQVRAERQGDRVRFAVQDNGIGIEPEYHERIFGVFQRLHTRSQYAGSGVGLAIVKRIVEEDGGHIELHSIPTEGTTFFFTLPAADGPTS
- a CDS encoding MATE family efflux transporter yields the protein MFSSHLRDVLRLALPASLEAFVQLLFNFLAQLIVASLGATAVAAVGLSNNVTLMAIFTLGTLGSGAGILVARAYGAGDRDAVARTTGTALLLAGAVTLVLTLTLHTFARPLLALLGAPAELEQAARPFFQVALLGVPLIVLSVVMGSVLRSLERPRVPMAATILAAAVNVALGYALVRGLAGFPRLGLVGAAWGALGGQALRVALLLGFLYGPRRFVRPAWLGLSAQGRVLTAELLRLSLPLAATQLAWSGGNLLYALLLARLGTSVLAGAQIGYTLEGIFVVSSFGLVPAATALIGQAVGQGDARLARERARVVERFGVLTGLAFGALFACSAFLLPLLYPQVGAEVRAVAQSTILLNAAVQVAKVANMVRGGGVLPSASDTRGVLIGDATSAFLVGLPLAWLLAFGLDLGIWGVLLARAAEEIVKVGIFAWRTRQVVWSRVIDEQASLGGAD
- a CDS encoding aldo/keto reductase, translated to MSLETPPLHTRPLGRTGLHVTEIGYGAWGIGADMWKGAQDDESLTALRRYIELGGNFIDTAMGYGDGHSERLVGQVAREHPGTLVATKISPKNLRWPAPPEATADEAYPGEYVIRMTQASLERLGLPTIDVQQLHVWNDSWLGQGDWQAAAAQLKRDGKVRHFGISINDHQPDNAIKAVEAGAVETVQVIYNVFDQSPQDRLLDACLANGVGVIVRVALDEGSLTGRITPETTFPEGDWRNRYFGGNRKAELQPRLRAIGSDLGITTEQLPETALRFVLSHPAVSTVIVGMRSVRNVERNVALADGHGLPAEQVKKLSAHRWDRNWYEAAD